In Deltaproteobacteria bacterium, the genomic stretch AACGCACTCGCCGACCTGCGCTACGCGACCGGCCGCCACACGGCGCCGGTGTTCGCGGGCGACACGGTCTTCGCGTCGACGGAGATCCGCGCCCTGCGCGACCTGCCCGGCCGGCCGGACCTCGGCGTGCTCGACACGGTGCTCCGCGGCCACAAGTTCGGGCCCAAAAGCGCGGCGGCCGAGAAGGTCGACATCTTCTACCTCGAGCGCGAGCTCGTGGTGAAGCGCCGCAGTCACTACGCCTGATGCCGGATCGCTGGCTCCTCAAAACCGAGCCGGGAACGTACTCCTGGGCCGATCTCGCGCGCGACGGGCGCACGGTGTGGGACGGGGTCAAGAACCCCCTCGCGCTCAAGCACCTGGGGGCGATGGCGAAGGGTGACGAGGCGCTGCTCTACCACTCGGGCTCCGAGCGGGCCGCGGTCGGCATCGCGCGCGTCGTCCGCGCCCCGTACCCGGACCCGAAGAAGAAGGATCCGCGTCTGGTGGTCGTCGACCTGGAATCCGTGCGGGAGCTCGCGAAGCCCGTCCGGTTGGCCGACATGCGTGCCAACCCGAAGCTCGCAGGCTTCGATCTGCTCCGGCTCCCGCGTCTGTCCGTCATGCCGGTCCCGGCCGCGGTGTGGGCCGAGATCCTTCGCATGGCAGCGGCCTAGGTGGGCGCGGCGGGCGTCGGGCTCGCCGTGGCCGGCCTCGCACTCGCGGTGCGAAGCGCGCTTCTCCTCGCGGGCGGCGGCCGACCCCGGCGTGGGCCGCGACCGCCGTTCATCCTCGCCGGACCCTATCTCCGCATGCGCAACCCGCTCCTCGCGGGGCTGCTGCTCGGCCTGGCTGGCACGGCGCTCGCGCTCCGCTCCCGGAGCCTGGGGCTGGTCGTC encodes the following:
- a CDS encoding EVE domain-containing protein, with product MPDRWLLKTEPGTYSWADLARDGRTVWDGVKNPLALKHLGAMAKGDEALLYHSGSERAAVGIARVVRAPYPDPKKKDPRLVVVDLESVRELAKPVRLADMRANPKLAGFDLLRLPRLSVMPVPAAVWAEILRMAAA